Proteins encoded together in one Otariodibacter oris window:
- a CDS encoding TetR/AcrR family transcriptional regulator, protein MLKEEKVHNEVALRILKATDTLMARYGVQHLSTHKIAKEAGVSVGTIYLYFKDKEDLLTQFVVYLFGNFHRAIEVAYQPDLPLFDQYQYLWKATWRFMLENPNIVKNMHQYESLPQFRSILKHYSMLENSVWNKFVKQGQKDGVILSLPSQILFLMSMKTAWQLMYSQLLNENPYSDELINTVINSTWKAIIN, encoded by the coding sequence ATGTTGAAAGAAGAAAAAGTACATAATGAAGTTGCATTACGTATTTTAAAAGCAACGGATACATTGATGGCAAGATATGGGGTGCAGCATTTATCTACTCACAAGATAGCAAAAGAGGCTGGAGTATCAGTCGGTACAATCTATCTATATTTTAAGGACAAAGAGGATTTATTGACCCAGTTTGTTGTTTATTTATTTGGGAATTTTCATCGGGCTATAGAGGTTGCTTATCAACCTGATTTACCTTTATTTGATCAGTATCAATATCTATGGAAAGCAACATGGAGATTTATGCTTGAAAATCCTAATATTGTAAAAAATATGCATCAATATGAATCATTGCCACAATTTCGATCGATTTTAAAACATTATTCAATGCTAGAAAATTCAGTATGGAATAAGTTTGTTAAGCAAGGGCAAAAGGATGGGGTTATTCTTTCCCTACCAAGTCAAATTTTATTTTTGATGAGCATGAAAACCGCATGGCAACTGATGTATTCTCAACTATTGAATGAGAATCCTTATTCAGATGAATTAATAAATACCGTGATTAATTCGACTTGGAAAGCGATAATTAATTAA
- a CDS encoding thymidine kinase, whose product MAKLYFYYSSMNAGKSAMLLQSSYNYQERGMNTLVYTAAIDSRYGVGKVASRIGISQDANLFYPTSDLFQEVCEHVKQQTLHCILIDEAQFLTKDQVYQLTEVVDKLNIPVLCYGLRTDFQAELFEGSKYLLAWADQLEELKTICYCGRKANFVIRMNEKGEAISSGEQIQIGGNDTYLSVCRRHYKEKLHSK is encoded by the coding sequence ATGGCAAAACTTTACTTTTATTACTCTTCTATGAATGCTGGGAAGTCGGCAATGCTACTTCAATCCTCATATAATTACCAAGAAAGGGGGATGAATACTCTCGTTTATACCGCAGCAATAGATTCCCGATATGGCGTAGGTAAAGTGGCATCACGTATAGGGATATCACAAGATGCTAATTTATTTTACCCAACAAGTGATTTATTTCAGGAAGTCTGTGAGCATGTAAAGCAACAGACACTACATTGTATTTTGATTGATGAAGCTCAATTTTTAACCAAGGATCAGGTGTATCAACTGACTGAAGTTGTCGATAAGCTTAATATTCCTGTTTTGTGCTACGGGCTTAGAACTGATTTTCAGGCTGAATTATTTGAAGGTAGTAAATATCTGCTTGCGTGGGCGGATCAGCTCGAAGAACTAAAAACAATCTGTTATTGTGGTAGAAAAGCCAATTTTGTGATCCGTATGAATGAAAAAGGTGAAGCCATTTCATCAGGGGAGCAAATTCAAATTGGTGGAAATGATACTTACCTTTCTGTTTGTCGTCGTCATTATAAAGAGAAATTACATAGTAAATAA
- the zapB gene encoding cell division protein ZapB, whose amino-acid sequence MSVEILDQLEGKIKQAVETIQLLQLEIEELKEKNESANRANDLLRQEHEQLKAEHQNFQDRLRSLLGQIDNV is encoded by the coding sequence ATGTCAGTAGAAATTCTTGATCAACTCGAAGGAAAAATTAAACAAGCAGTTGAAACTATTCAATTACTTCAATTAGAAATTGAAGAATTAAAAGAGAAAAATGAATCAGCAAATCGTGCCAACGATTTATTGCGTCAGGAACATGAACAACTTAAAGCGGAACATCAAAATTTCCAAGATCGTTTACGTTCACTTTTAGGTCAAATTGACAACGTTTAA
- a CDS encoding efflux RND transporter periplasmic adaptor subunit, with amino-acid sequence MTLGNEKPSVWKRLGFGGILLFVILVFVGVIGFNMFIAQQKRAFAENMPEPVNLVTADTVVATDWTPTIDAVGYIRPKQGTMLSSQINGTVSQILVKAGDQVKKGQLLVELDSSVEKATLKVSEAQLPAAKANYERFRSLIASRSASKSEFDAAQANYNQLLASIESLKATIQRRQIYAPFDGVAGIVKINEGQFIPAGTEIVRVEDRSEMKVNFSLPQTDLARIGVGQAISVLVDAFPNQPFSAKIIAIDPAVDNTTGLVEIEALVKDAEKLYSGMFARVEVLLPIEKNQVVIPQIAVTYTMYGETVYVLDPLSDEEKAQYEEQNKDVSKMFRARQLEVKTVDRQGLYAQISSGVKIGDTIVTGGFQKLRNNSLVEVSDKKGAGTTQPERTSRL; translated from the coding sequence ATGACATTAGGAAATGAAAAGCCGTCAGTCTGGAAAAGACTAGGTTTTGGGGGAATTCTACTCTTCGTAATATTGGTATTTGTTGGCGTTATTGGTTTTAACATGTTCATTGCTCAACAAAAGAGAGCATTTGCTGAGAATATGCCTGAGCCTGTAAATCTTGTTACAGCAGATACTGTTGTGGCAACAGATTGGACTCCAACTATTGATGCAGTAGGCTATATTCGTCCCAAACAGGGGACTATGTTAAGTTCACAAATTAATGGAACTGTAAGTCAAATTTTAGTTAAAGCAGGTGATCAGGTTAAAAAAGGTCAATTACTTGTTGAACTTGATAGTTCTGTAGAAAAAGCAACATTGAAAGTATCAGAAGCACAATTACCTGCAGCAAAAGCAAATTACGAAAGATTTCGTTCATTAATTGCTTCTAGAAGTGCATCTAAATCAGAATTTGATGCAGCACAGGCAAACTATAATCAACTTTTAGCGAGTATTGAATCACTAAAAGCAACAATTCAACGTCGTCAAATTTATGCTCCTTTTGATGGTGTAGCTGGGATTGTAAAGATTAATGAAGGTCAATTCATTCCAGCAGGTACAGAAATTGTGCGTGTTGAAGATAGAAGTGAGATGAAAGTGAATTTCTCTTTACCTCAAACTGATCTTGCCAGAATAGGTGTTGGTCAAGCTATTTCAGTCCTAGTTGATGCATTTCCTAATCAACCATTCTCGGCAAAAATTATTGCAATTGATCCTGCTGTTGATAATACAACAGGTCTTGTTGAGATCGAAGCTCTAGTTAAGGATGCTGAAAAACTGTATTCAGGTATGTTTGCTCGTGTAGAAGTGTTATTACCGATAGAAAAGAATCAAGTTGTTATTCCTCAAATTGCAGTGACTTATACCATGTATGGTGAAACTGTTTATGTTTTAGATCCGCTTTCAGATGAAGAAAAAGCTCAATATGAAGAGCAAAATAAAGATGTGTCTAAAATGTTTCGTGCAAGACAACTTGAAGTAAAAACAGTTGATCGTCAAGGGCTTTATGCTCAGATATCATCAGGGGTGAAAATTGGCGACACTATTGTGACGGGGGGCTTCCAAAAGCTAAGAAATAATTCGTTGGTTGAAGTATCTGATAAAAAAGGTGCAGGTACAACTCAACCAGAAAGAACTTCTCGTCTATAA
- the glmU gene encoding bifunctional UDP-N-acetylglucosamine diphosphorylase/glucosamine-1-phosphate N-acetyltransferase GlmU, protein MNKLSVVILAAGKGTRMYSDFPKVLHSIAGKPMVKHVIDTAKQLSVDQIHLIYGHGGELLQQRLADEPVNWVLQAEQLGTGHAMQQAAPFFADDENILMLYGDTPLITQVTLEKLIAAKPENGIGLLTVVLDNPTGYGRIIRENGSVVAIVEQKDANPEQLKIQEINTGVMVANGASFKKWLAQLDNNNAQGEYYITDVIAMANKDGFTVQAVQATDLMEVEGANNHLQLANLERYYQKRETEKLLLAGVTIIDPNRFDIRGTVSHGKDVEIDINVILEGSVKLGNGVKIGAGSVLKNCEIGDGVEIKPYSVIEDAIIGKQAKIGPFSRLRPGTTLADETHIGNFVEIKNAEIAKGSKVNHLTYVGDAKIGSNTNIGAGVITCNYDGANKFKTIIGDNVFVGSDTQLVAPVTVANGVTIGAGTTVTRDIAEDELVISRVPQRHIQGWQRPTKKK, encoded by the coding sequence ATGAATAAACTTAGTGTAGTGATTTTAGCTGCGGGTAAAGGAACTCGAATGTATTCTGATTTCCCAAAAGTATTACACTCTATTGCTGGCAAACCAATGGTTAAGCATGTCATTGATACTGCAAAACAACTTTCTGTCGATCAAATTCACTTAATTTATGGACATGGCGGAGAATTATTACAACAACGTTTAGCGGATGAACCAGTAAATTGGGTATTACAAGCAGAGCAATTGGGAACAGGGCATGCAATGCAACAAGCAGCCCCATTTTTTGCCGATGATGAAAATATCCTTATGCTTTATGGTGACACACCACTTATTACTCAAGTAACCTTAGAAAAATTAATTGCGGCCAAACCAGAAAATGGGATTGGATTATTAACAGTCGTGTTAGATAACCCGACAGGCTACGGCAGAATTATTCGTGAAAATGGTTCAGTAGTGGCGATTGTAGAACAAAAAGATGCTAATCCAGAGCAACTTAAAATCCAAGAAATTAATACGGGTGTGATGGTTGCAAATGGTGCGAGCTTTAAAAAATGGTTAGCTCAATTAGATAATAATAACGCTCAAGGTGAGTATTACATTACCGATGTTATTGCTATGGCAAATAAAGATGGATTTACGGTACAAGCTGTACAAGCAACAGATTTGATGGAAGTGGAAGGGGCAAATAACCACTTACAACTGGCTAATTTGGAGCGTTACTATCAAAAACGAGAAACAGAAAAATTATTATTAGCTGGTGTTACGATTATTGACCCGAATCGTTTTGATATTCGTGGTACTGTTTCTCATGGAAAAGATGTTGAAATTGATATCAATGTCATTTTAGAAGGCTCTGTAAAATTAGGTAATGGCGTAAAAATTGGGGCGGGCTCTGTCCTTAAAAATTGTGAAATTGGTGATGGAGTAGAAATCAAACCTTACTCAGTGATTGAAGATGCAATTATCGGTAAACAAGCAAAAATCGGCCCATTCTCACGTTTACGTCCCGGTACTACTTTGGCGGATGAAACCCATATTGGTAACTTTGTGGAAATCAAAAATGCCGAGATTGCCAAAGGCTCTAAAGTAAATCATTTAACCTATGTAGGCGATGCAAAAATTGGTTCTAATACCAATATCGGTGCAGGTGTAATTACCTGTAATTATGATGGAGCAAATAAATTTAAAACGATTATTGGCGATAATGTATTTGTGGGATCTGATACCCAATTAGTTGCTCCAGTAACCGTTGCAAATGGTGTTACTATCGGTGCAGGAACTACGGTAACAAGAGATATTGCAGAAGATGAATTAGTGATTTCTCGTGTGCCACAACGCCATATCCAAGGTTGGCAACGTCCGACAAAGAAAAAATAG
- the efp gene encoding elongation factor P — protein MATYSTTDFKPGLKFIQDGEPCVIVENEFVKPGKGQAFTRTKIRKLISGKVLEINFKSGTSVEAADVVDYNYTYSYKDDDFWYFMHPETFEQISVDAKALGDNEKWLVDQADCIITLWNGTAISVTPPNFVELEVIETDPGLKGDTAGTGGKPATLSTGAVVRVPLFIQIGEVIRVDTRSGEYVSRVK, from the coding sequence ATGGCGACTTATAGCACAACTGACTTTAAACCGGGTTTAAAATTTATTCAAGATGGCGAACCTTGTGTAATTGTAGAAAATGAATTTGTGAAACCAGGTAAAGGTCAAGCATTTACTCGTACAAAAATTCGTAAACTTATCTCAGGGAAAGTACTAGAAATTAACTTCAAATCTGGTACTTCAGTAGAAGCAGCAGATGTAGTGGATTATAACTATACTTATTCTTATAAAGATGATGATTTCTGGTATTTCATGCACCCTGAAACATTTGAACAAATTTCGGTTGATGCAAAAGCATTAGGTGATAATGAAAAATGGTTAGTCGATCAAGCAGACTGTATCATCACACTGTGGAATGGTACTGCAATCAGCGTAACACCGCCTAACTTCGTTGAATTAGAAGTTATTGAAACTGATCCAGGTTTAAAAGGCGATACTGCGGGAACTGGTGGTAAACCAGCTACATTAAGTACGGGTGCGGTAGTGCGTGTGCCTTTATTTATTCAAATTGGTGAAGTAATTCGTGTTGATACTCGTTCTGGTGAATATGTTTCTCGTGTAAAATAA
- a CDS encoding efflux RND transporter permease subunit, producing the protein MRFTDIFIKRPVLAISLSIIIVILGLQAIFKLQVREYPEMTTTIVNVTTTYPGANAETMQAFVTSRLEEAIAEADNVDYITSSSAANRSAITVKMKLNTDPGIAVADISSKVSAVRSRLPSEIDDPAISASSGPMDAIMFIQFTSEELSSPQMTDYIDRVVKPQFFTVNGVAKVNQFGGATFGLRIWLDPDKMAGLGLSAPEIVSALSSNNVQTVAGNINGYYTAYSNKVESTTRSVEQLENVVVQTTRDGRQIKLKDLAKVELDKNSDSNRAIINGADVVVLAIEAASNANSLTVAKNLYPVFEQVKASLPASMNTKIMYDKTISINHSITEVIKTIVEATIIVLVVITMFVGSFRAMVIPVVTIPISLVGVIMVLQGFGFTLNLLTLLGLILAIGLVVDDAIVVLENVDRHIKEGETPFRAAIIGTREIATPVIAMTTTLIAVYSPMALMEGITGTLFKEFSLTLAGAVFISGIAALTLSPMMSSRILKHADNPTWLERRVENFLVRITKCYTNMLAFIMTMRKSMLVFAVAIFVTLPFLFNSLSTELAPNEDKSFVMGLANGPANVNLDYMQEVLTPFAIESQQIPEVSATQIMPGFPSANGAFLLFPLVTSSERDLSQAEVLNKIKAMADRVPEASIMTFQPAEISTGENGLPFSFVITTARDYRDLAQVAQNFLEEAQRSGQFFFNRLDLKFDTATMRINLDREKMGAYGITARQISTTLGSYLSGATLARVDIDGRSYNIVSQVEREKRLNPQDLGKYFVKAVNGDAIPLSTFVTMELDTQPTSLTRLNQLNSATIGGVVSGSIGDAVAWAEAKAAQILPAGYQYDFMGESRQFKQEGSALMLTFALAVVMIYLVLAIQFESWRDPLVILVSVPLAISGALLVLNILAFMRIQGATLNIYSQVGLITLVGLITKHGILMCEVAKEEQLHHGKSRAEAIFYAAKIRLRPILMTTAAMIAGLVPLLFAEGSGAVMRFSIGIVIVSGLAVGTVFTLFVLPVIYTFLASEHEPLMEFDEKETVPVITK; encoded by the coding sequence ATGAGATTTACCGATATTTTTATTAAGCGACCTGTATTAGCAATAAGTTTAAGTATTATTATTGTTATCTTAGGATTACAAGCGATCTTTAAATTACAAGTTCGTGAGTATCCTGAAATGACAACTACAATTGTTAATGTGACAACAACTTATCCAGGTGCGAATGCCGAAACAATGCAAGCTTTTGTCACCTCAAGATTAGAAGAAGCTATTGCGGAGGCGGATAACGTTGATTACATTACCTCTTCAAGTGCAGCCAACAGAAGTGCCATAACTGTAAAAATGAAATTAAATACCGATCCAGGTATTGCTGTGGCGGATATTTCATCAAAAGTGAGTGCAGTACGTTCTCGATTGCCTTCAGAAATTGATGATCCAGCTATTTCAGCATCATCAGGTCCGATGGATGCGATCATGTTTATTCAGTTTACATCCGAGGAACTTTCTTCACCACAAATGACTGACTATATTGATCGTGTAGTTAAGCCTCAATTTTTTACTGTAAATGGAGTAGCTAAGGTTAATCAGTTTGGTGGAGCAACTTTTGGTCTTCGTATTTGGTTAGATCCTGATAAAATGGCAGGTTTAGGATTATCTGCACCTGAAATTGTGAGTGCATTATCGTCTAATAATGTACAAACAGTTGCAGGGAATATTAATGGTTATTACACCGCTTATAGTAATAAAGTTGAATCAACGACTCGTAGCGTAGAACAGCTAGAAAATGTGGTTGTGCAAACAACACGAGATGGTCGCCAAATTAAATTAAAAGATTTAGCTAAAGTTGAATTAGACAAAAATAGTGACAGTAACCGTGCAATTATAAATGGGGCAGATGTAGTAGTTTTAGCAATTGAAGCAGCAAGTAATGCGAACTCGTTAACTGTTGCAAAAAATCTTTATCCAGTCTTTGAGCAAGTTAAGGCAAGCCTTCCTGCATCAATGAATACAAAGATAATGTATGATAAAACGATCTCAATCAACCACTCAATTACTGAAGTAATTAAAACGATTGTTGAAGCAACAATAATTGTGCTAGTTGTAATTACAATGTTCGTGGGTTCGTTTAGAGCCATGGTAATTCCTGTTGTGACTATTCCAATCTCACTTGTTGGGGTAATTATGGTACTACAAGGATTCGGCTTTACCTTGAATTTACTCACATTATTGGGATTAATTCTTGCAATTGGTTTGGTAGTGGATGATGCGATTGTAGTACTTGAAAATGTAGATAGACATATTAAAGAGGGGGAAACACCATTCCGAGCAGCAATTATTGGTACACGGGAAATTGCAACGCCTGTTATTGCAATGACAACAACTCTTATTGCAGTATATTCACCGATGGCATTGATGGAGGGGATTACAGGAACGTTATTTAAAGAATTCTCTTTAACATTAGCTGGTGCAGTATTTATTTCGGGGATTGCTGCATTAACCTTGTCACCAATGATGTCTAGCCGTATTTTAAAACACGCAGATAACCCAACTTGGTTGGAACGTAGAGTTGAAAACTTTCTAGTCAGAATTACTAAATGTTATACAAATATGTTAGCGTTTATTATGACAATGCGTAAATCAATGCTTGTGTTTGCTGTCGCTATTTTTGTTACATTGCCTTTCTTATTTAATTCATTGTCGACTGAATTAGCTCCAAATGAAGATAAAAGCTTTGTAATGGGACTTGCAAACGGCCCAGCCAACGTGAATTTAGATTACATGCAAGAAGTCTTAACACCATTTGCTATTGAATCACAGCAGATTCCTGAAGTGAGTGCAACGCAGATTATGCCAGGTTTCCCAAGTGCAAATGGAGCATTTTTATTGTTTCCTTTGGTAACATCTAGTGAAAGAGATTTATCACAAGCTGAGGTGCTTAATAAAATCAAAGCAATGGCGGATCGTGTTCCTGAAGCTTCAATTATGACTTTCCAACCAGCAGAAATTTCGACAGGAGAAAATGGCTTACCATTTAGTTTTGTGATAACAACAGCTCGTGATTATCGAGACTTGGCTCAAGTTGCTCAAAATTTCTTAGAAGAGGCTCAACGTTCAGGACAGTTTTTCTTCAATCGCTTAGATTTAAAATTTGATACTGCAACGATGCGAATCAATTTAGATCGTGAAAAAATGGGTGCTTATGGTATTACAGCTCGCCAAATTAGTACGACTTTAGGGAGTTATCTTTCAGGAGCAACTCTAGCTCGTGTTGATATTGATGGACGTTCTTATAATATCGTTTCACAAGTAGAACGTGAAAAACGTTTAAATCCACAAGATTTAGGTAAGTATTTTGTCAAAGCAGTTAATGGTGATGCAATTCCTTTAAGTACCTTTGTTACAATGGAGTTAGATACTCAGCCTACAAGTTTAACAAGATTGAATCAGTTAAATTCAGCAACGATTGGTGGAGTGGTTTCTGGTTCAATTGGGGATGCGGTAGCTTGGGCTGAAGCTAAAGCTGCACAAATTTTACCAGCGGGTTATCAATATGACTTTATGGGAGAATCTCGCCAATTTAAACAAGAAGGTAGTGCCTTAATGCTGACCTTTGCATTGGCGGTTGTGATGATTTACCTCGTATTAGCGATTCAGTTTGAGTCATGGAGAGATCCTTTGGTAATTTTGGTTTCTGTACCATTAGCAATCAGTGGTGCTTTACTAGTACTGAATATATTAGCTTTTATGAGGATACAAGGAGCTACACTGAATATTTATTCTCAAGTCGGATTGATTACCCTCGTAGGATTGATTACCAAGCACGGTATTTTAATGTGTGAAGTAGCGAAAGAAGAGCAATTACATCATGGAAAATCTCGTGCAGAAGCGATCTTCTATGCAGCAAAAATTCGTTTACGCCCAATTTTAATGACAACAGCAGCAATGATTGCAGGTTTAGTCCCATTATTATTTGCTGAAGGTTCTGGTGCGGTAATGAGATTTAGTATTGGGATTGTAATTGTTTCCGGCTTGGCAGTTGGGACAGTATTTACATTGTTTGTACTCCCTGTCATTTATACTTTCTTAGCAAGTGAACATGAACCACTTATGGAATTTGATGAGAAAGAAACAGTACCGGTAATAACAAAATAG
- the purH gene encoding bifunctional phosphoribosylaminoimidazolecarboxamide formyltransferase/IMP cyclohydrolase has product MSDRPIKQALLSVSDKQGIVEFATGLTQRGVKLLSTGGTAKLLAEAGLPVTEVSDYTGFPEMMDGRVKTLHPKVHGGILGRRGTDDVIMQQHGIEQIDMVVVNLYPFAATVAKEDCTLEDAVENIDIGGPTMVRSAAKNHKDVAIVVNNGDFDSILAEMDQHQNSLTLETRFNLAIKAFEHTAQYDSMIANYFGQKVPPYQGAAEEDLTQPSGQFPRTLNLNFTRKQTMRYGENSHQNAAFYVENKLKEASVATAVQLQGKALSYNNIADTDAALECVKEFTEPACVIVKHANPCGVALGENILEAYEKAYQTDPTSAFGGIIAFNRELDGTTAQTIADRQFVEVIIAPTVSEEAKTALAKKKNVRVLECGELPEEPANRLDFKRVNGGLLVQDADLGHVDVEDLQFVTERKPTVEEMDDLLFCWKVAKYVKSNAIVYAKNKQTIGIGAGQMSRVYSAKIAGIKAEDEGLQVQGCVMASDAFFPFRDGIDAAAKVGISCVIHPGGSMRDQEVIDAANEHGMAMVLTGMRHFRH; this is encoded by the coding sequence ATGAGTGATCGTCCAATTAAACAAGCGTTACTAAGTGTGTCTGACAAACAAGGTATCGTAGAATTTGCCACAGGCTTAACTCAACGTGGAGTAAAGCTTTTATCAACGGGTGGCACAGCAAAACTACTTGCTGAAGCAGGCTTACCCGTAACCGAAGTATCCGATTATACGGGTTTCCCTGAAATGATGGATGGGCGTGTTAAAACCCTTCATCCAAAAGTACATGGGGGAATTTTAGGTCGCCGTGGCACTGATGATGTGATTATGCAACAACATGGTATTGAGCAAATTGATATGGTTGTGGTAAATCTTTACCCATTTGCTGCCACCGTGGCAAAAGAAGATTGCACCCTTGAAGATGCCGTTGAAAATATTGATATCGGCGGACCAACAATGGTGCGTTCTGCGGCGAAAAACCATAAAGACGTGGCGATTGTGGTCAATAATGGGGATTTTGATTCCATTCTTGCGGAAATGGATCAACATCAAAATAGCTTAACACTAGAAACCCGTTTTAATTTAGCGATTAAAGCTTTTGAACATACTGCACAATACGATTCAATGATCGCTAACTACTTCGGACAAAAAGTCCCACCATACCAAGGTGCAGCAGAAGAAGATTTAACTCAACCAAGCGGTCAGTTCCCGCGTACATTAAACTTGAATTTCACTCGTAAGCAAACTATGCGTTATGGCGAAAACAGCCATCAAAATGCGGCTTTCTATGTTGAAAATAAATTAAAAGAAGCAAGCGTAGCGACAGCCGTTCAATTACAGGGTAAAGCATTATCTTACAATAATATTGCCGATACTGATGCGGCATTAGAATGTGTGAAAGAGTTTACAGAGCCTGCTTGTGTAATTGTGAAACACGCCAATCCTTGTGGTGTAGCATTAGGCGAAAATATTTTAGAAGCTTATGAGAAAGCCTATCAAACAGATCCAACTTCTGCCTTTGGTGGCATTATTGCCTTTAACCGTGAATTAGATGGCACAACTGCACAAACGATTGCTGATCGTCAATTTGTTGAAGTGATCATTGCACCAACTGTTTCAGAAGAAGCAAAAACTGCATTGGCGAAAAAGAAAAACGTGCGTGTATTAGAATGTGGCGAATTACCTGAAGAACCTGCAAACCGCTTAGACTTTAAACGTGTGAATGGTGGTTTACTGGTACAAGATGCCGATTTAGGTCACGTGGACGTTGAAGATTTACAATTTGTCACAGAACGTAAACCAACAGTGGAAGAAATGGACGATCTCTTGTTCTGTTGGAAAGTGGCGAAATACGTAAAATCTAATGCGATTGTTTATGCAAAAAACAAACAAACAATCGGTATTGGAGCCGGTCAAATGAGCCGTGTTTACTCTGCAAAAATTGCGGGTATCAAAGCAGAAGATGAAGGCTTACAAGTACAAGGTTGCGTAATGGCATCGGATGCTTTCTTCCCATTCCGTGATGGTATTGATGCTGCAGCTAAAGTCGGCATTAGTTGTGTCATCCATCCAGGTGGTTCAATGCGTGATCAAGAAGTGATTGATGCCGCAAATGAACATGGTATGGCAATGGTACTTACTGGCATGCGTCATTTCCGCCATTAA
- the hmpA gene encoding NO-inducible flavohemoprotein has protein sequence MLDQQTKDIIKATIPVLEQHGTTITQTFYKNMFEAHPELLNIFNKTNQKQGHQPMALATTVLAAAKHIDNLADILPHVAQIGHKHRALEIKPEHYPIVGENLLKAIKEVLGDAATPEIIEAWGKTYGVIADIFIKVEKDMYDHSAWAGFKPFKVINKRAVSNNVVEFTVKPDFTLPEIVAGQYITVRVQPKGEENLSLRHYSICSTDTSEGLKFAVKREGESDKKGLVSHYLHDQINIGDTLEFTAPAGDFLLVENEKPLVLLSGGIGITPILAMLEAQVNKNPSRPIHWIHSCFNEKYHAFKAESELLLSKAQQATSHIVYTENANRIDGTFIKQHIPQDAEIYLCGSISFMEGMLKLLTENGWEENNIHFEPFGPKMSIVSV, from the coding sequence ATGTTAGATCAACAAACTAAAGACATTATTAAAGCCACTATTCCTGTTTTAGAACAGCATGGCACGACAATAACGCAGACATTTTATAAAAATATGTTTGAAGCTCATCCAGAACTTCTCAATATCTTTAATAAGACCAACCAAAAACAAGGCCATCAGCCAATGGCATTAGCGACAACCGTGCTAGCTGCAGCAAAACATATTGATAACCTGGCTGATATTTTACCTCACGTCGCACAAATCGGGCACAAGCACAGAGCATTAGAAATTAAACCAGAGCATTATCCGATCGTTGGTGAAAACTTACTCAAAGCAATAAAAGAAGTTCTCGGTGATGCTGCAACACCTGAAATTATTGAAGCATGGGGAAAAACCTATGGTGTTATTGCTGATATTTTTATAAAAGTTGAAAAAGACATGTACGATCATTCCGCATGGGCAGGATTCAAACCATTTAAGGTAATAAATAAACGAGCAGTATCTAACAATGTTGTAGAATTTACCGTCAAACCTGATTTTACACTACCAGAAATCGTGGCAGGTCAATATATTACCGTTCGCGTCCAGCCAAAAGGGGAAGAAAATCTTTCGTTACGTCACTACTCTATTTGTTCAACAGACACTTCTGAAGGATTAAAATTTGCGGTAAAACGTGAAGGAGAGAGTGATAAAAAAGGTCTAGTTTCCCATTATTTACACGATCAAATAAATATTGGCGACACTTTGGAATTTACTGCTCCAGCCGGAGATTTTTTACTGGTTGAAAATGAAAAACCCCTTGTTTTATTGAGTGGCGGTATAGGTATAACACCAATCCTCGCTATGTTAGAAGCTCAAGTAAATAAAAATCCATCTCGCCCTATCCACTGGATACATTCATGCTTTAATGAAAAATATCATGCATTTAAAGCAGAATCAGAGTTATTACTCTCTAAAGCACAACAAGCAACATCTCATATTGTTTATACCGAAAATGCAAATCGAATTGATGGTACTTTTATCAAGCAACATATCCCACAAGATGCAGAAATTTATCTATGTGGTTCAATTTCATTTATGGAAGGTATGCTAAAACTACTCACCGAAAATGGATGGGAAGAAAATAATATTCACTTTGAACCATTTGGTCCAAAAATGAGCATTGTTAGTGTCTAA